The Ignavibacteriota bacterium genome contains a region encoding:
- a CDS encoding SBBP repeat-containing protein produces MSVARQKYNCILAYAALLVLATSLAAYADNVPAAAQRARRIPDGAGISPASVATSALRPPAFVENRGQIRAQDGAARDDLHFLYAESGFHLQLSRNGFSYELLRYERKNPEGISEASGKGIQPGDNGHTPPPEYFVTVERVDVQLVGASFTCTPEGFDRKTDTDHYYLEGLGEQGVRHVVRFGGVRYRDVYPGIDLEFHVSKAGNNTGSVNLKYNFIVHPGADPSMIRLKYNGAMPAIEGNTFGNGNHASRQLTLPLEGGRIVEQIPLAYVSVRTPDGNSTALPAQSREVSCGYKRESGMIGFTADAPTGDSVLVIDPTLMWATYYGGSFSDETNGVAIDPSGNVYAAGTTLSSANIATVGTYQSSYTGMGDAYVVKFNSSGVRQWGTYFGGGGSETAYAISAKVANTIVVAGVTTSTTAIATSGVYQTVHGGGTYDGLIFQLTAAGARTWSSYVGGASSDYLFDVAMNSNAQIVTVGTTTGSTGLASGGHQGSPGGGAGDGIVFRFTTAGARTWSSYFGGSADDQALGCDINNSGDVLVSGLTSSTTGIATTGAMQAAIAGGQDAFIARFTSTGALSGATYFGGTSTDVGRDCAFNANGDLLLVGGTNSTTGIATSGSYKSTYQTNGDGFLAKFPDTGSQDWGTYLGDASQDDASSLAVDASDNIFVTGWTNSSTGIATGSVHQGNPGGMLDAMLLKFDASGTIEWATYYGGGSDDRGFGIALMPGGSPVICGSTSSSAFIATTSAHQLILGGQQDGFVARFFGSSSGNDILIQYVDKDTLCAGETITVYYAAAGSYQPMNMFTLELSNGAASWATPVSIGQVLSTTSGVVIGTVPTNTPTGTNYRVRIVSSLPQITSADNGSEIVIFALPDTALQVTGSTTICTGDSVRICAVYRPTYTYQWKRNGLAIPNETQSCIAVRDSGLYSVMIINQNRCPLSSGSVRVRLDDAPTVLVTPLDSVSICEGDSATLQSAANPLYIKQWKRDGVVLPDDTSATLRATVAGLYHIEVQSPNGCTAVSNPVRVRVFPKPDASVTPPGPHALCNRDSVLLQTSVVAGQTYQWRRNGTAIPGAVSSSLRVRDAGEYTVVVTTKAGCTSTSPVMLVSTDTVPKPRVSPAGPHTICEGDSVRLNADPPGSWTIQWYRNGTPIPGATQPRFATAQPGVFSVIFTATPTCTTSSGDIIVDVKPRPAINISSDKIDACAGDSVVLRAVKVFASDLQWLRDGTDIPGAVSDTLTVRTSGVYSARVRSPFGCTVLSAALPVRFAARPTTALTVQGANPGCEGDTIRLRSAGESGVQYQWLLNGVLMPDTGSVYRARVSGIYRLVASRSGVCPDTSAALQVTFNSRPVVAAAGPNSVCIGTRALYHATRRSEQTVRWSITGGMAESSLTGDTLAVRWNNPLTGRVQVRVTDIRTGCASDTIIEVLVAPSLTPRITADRAARFCAGDSATLDAGEGYVSYRWNTGDTTRRIVIRSGGSYTVRVEDAGGCSGSSTAVSFVVQQPPAPRVFPEGPLDMCEGDSVLLDAGGGYAMYRWNTGDTTRAILARAISTAARYHVTVRDSIGCEGVSTDVEIRGMTRPVAAIVASGPLEFCEGDSVRLRSDSPQPSYLWSTGDTTESILVKRGGLYILTVSAGAGCRAADTAAVLMHARPDTIIRGPRNVCIGSEAEYTVGATGGARYRWAGPGTVLDDTGLTTVRFTFATAGRHTITLDVDAPGPCDASASIVVDVGSTLQVALDPAGDATLCEGDTLVLSGPDGYTSYRWSTGDTTRVLRIHTSGAFALEVSDGRGCSGVSDTVRVAVSTKPAPVIQASPGRTACLGDSIVLQTARPYARYRWSTGDTTAQIVLRARASVSVAVFDSNGCTGLSSVDEYFFLPKALPRILASGPLSFCEGDSVTLSADGVYDRYVWSNGASTRVIVVRTSGVYFLRVDSAGTCEGITDTLRVVVYPRPAVPRIVLSGDTLYADPSDTYRWYRDGVLLPGESARTLQPAQAGAYVVEVANTFGCANRSLPFPYTPAATASTVIGVPHIEAAPGDRIRIPLVLQNTQNFARGLSSFTTRVSFRADLLVPQNVAFADTGLLRHVTLTGRDTGAGDSLLFLDAIVALGAVERSEIRVESFVWSGAPVSVRTNSGELRVKVCEEGGARLVDMSQTLALRAQPNPFNAGARLEFNTVETGYTVLRIYDSFGRCVAEPVNGLIAAGGHQVYFDASNIASGAYYCVLLTGTLRADLRLVVLK; encoded by the coding sequence GCGGGAATTTCCCCGGCCTCCGTCGCCACGTCGGCTCTGCGTCCGCCGGCCTTTGTCGAGAACCGCGGTCAAATCCGTGCTCAAGATGGTGCGGCGCGGGATGATCTGCACTTCCTGTACGCCGAATCCGGTTTCCATCTTCAACTGTCACGCAACGGTTTCAGTTACGAACTGCTGCGTTACGAACGGAAAAATCCGGAGGGTATCTCGGAAGCGTCAGGCAAGGGCATACAACCCGGAGACAACGGTCACACACCTCCTCCGGAATATTTCGTGACCGTCGAACGAGTGGATGTGCAACTGGTGGGAGCATCGTTCACGTGTACACCGGAGGGCTTCGACAGAAAAACCGACACGGATCACTACTATCTCGAGGGCCTCGGAGAACAGGGCGTAAGACACGTGGTCCGTTTCGGCGGTGTGCGGTATCGCGACGTGTATCCCGGCATCGATCTCGAATTCCATGTGTCGAAGGCGGGGAACAATACCGGATCAGTAAATCTGAAATACAATTTTATTGTACATCCGGGCGCAGATCCATCCATGATCCGCCTGAAATACAATGGCGCGATGCCTGCGATCGAGGGAAACACCTTCGGAAACGGAAACCATGCGTCACGGCAGTTGACACTGCCCTTGGAGGGCGGACGCATTGTGGAGCAGATACCGCTCGCCTATGTCTCTGTGCGGACGCCGGACGGAAATTCGACAGCGCTTCCCGCGCAATCACGCGAGGTGTCGTGCGGTTACAAGCGCGAGTCGGGAATGATCGGATTTACCGCGGATGCGCCAACGGGCGACTCCGTGCTTGTGATCGATCCGACACTGATGTGGGCTACGTATTACGGGGGTTCCTTTTCCGATGAAACAAACGGTGTCGCCATAGATCCGAGCGGTAATGTGTACGCCGCCGGCACCACTCTCAGTTCCGCAAACATCGCCACGGTGGGTACGTATCAATCGTCCTACACCGGCATGGGCGACGCCTATGTCGTGAAATTCAATTCGTCAGGCGTGCGTCAATGGGGCACGTATTTCGGCGGAGGTGGATCGGAAACGGCCTACGCCATCTCGGCAAAGGTGGCGAACACGATCGTAGTTGCCGGTGTGACTACCAGCACGACGGCTATTGCGACGTCGGGTGTCTACCAGACTGTCCACGGCGGCGGCACATATGACGGGCTCATATTCCAATTGACGGCTGCAGGCGCGCGCACATGGAGCAGCTACGTCGGCGGCGCATCGTCGGACTACCTTTTCGATGTCGCGATGAACTCGAACGCACAGATCGTGACCGTGGGCACGACCACCGGGAGCACAGGCCTCGCCAGCGGCGGACATCAGGGATCGCCCGGCGGCGGAGCGGGGGACGGGATCGTGTTCCGTTTCACCACCGCGGGTGCGCGTACCTGGTCGTCCTACTTCGGGGGTTCGGCCGACGATCAGGCCCTCGGGTGTGATATCAACAATTCCGGCGACGTGCTTGTTTCCGGCTTGACCAGCAGCACCACCGGCATAGCGACGACCGGTGCTATGCAAGCCGCCATCGCAGGCGGACAGGATGCCTTCATCGCGCGATTCACCTCGACAGGCGCTCTCTCCGGGGCCACATACTTCGGCGGCACCTCGACCGATGTCGGCCGCGATTGCGCCTTTAATGCAAACGGCGACCTCCTCCTTGTCGGTGGCACGAACAGCACCACGGGCATCGCGACCTCCGGTTCATACAAGAGCACATATCAGACAAACGGCGACGGCTTCCTGGCGAAATTTCCTGACACGGGGAGCCAGGACTGGGGAACATATCTTGGCGACGCGTCGCAGGACGACGCGTCGAGTCTGGCGGTGGACGCCAGCGACAACATTTTTGTCACGGGCTGGACCAACAGCAGCACGGGTATCGCCACCGGAAGTGTGCATCAGGGGAATCCTGGCGGCATGCTCGATGCGATGCTGCTGAAGTTCGACGCATCCGGCACAATAGAGTGGGCCACATATTACGGCGGCGGATCCGACGATCGAGGTTTCGGCATCGCGCTTATGCCGGGCGGAAGTCCCGTCATCTGCGGCAGCACATCGAGCAGCGCATTCATCGCCACAACGAGCGCGCATCAGTTGATTCTCGGCGGACAGCAGGACGGTTTTGTTGCAAGATTTTTCGGGAGTTCATCGGGCAACGACATTCTTATCCAGTACGTCGACAAGGACACACTCTGCGCAGGCGAGACAATCACGGTGTATTACGCCGCGGCGGGTTCCTATCAGCCGATGAACATGTTCACGCTCGAACTGTCGAATGGCGCGGCAAGCTGGGCCACACCGGTCTCGATCGGTCAGGTCCTGTCGACGACCTCGGGCGTCGTCATCGGTACAGTGCCTACGAACACGCCGACCGGAACCAATTACCGCGTTCGAATCGTATCGTCCCTTCCGCAGATCACCAGCGCCGACAACGGCAGCGAGATCGTAATCTTCGCACTGCCCGACACGGCCCTGCAGGTCACGGGTTCGACCACCATTTGTACGGGCGACAGCGTGCGCATCTGCGCGGTGTACAGACCGACATACACCTATCAGTGGAAGCGCAACGGTCTCGCCATCCCGAACGAAACGCAGTCCTGCATAGCCGTGCGCGATTCCGGACTGTACTCGGTGATGATCATCAATCAGAACCGCTGCCCGCTGTCATCGGGGAGTGTGCGGGTACGACTCGACGATGCGCCCACGGTGCTTGTCACGCCTCTCGACTCCGTGTCGATCTGTGAAGGTGACAGCGCGACGCTGCAGTCCGCCGCCAATCCGCTGTACATCAAACAGTGGAAACGAGACGGCGTCGTCCTGCCCGACGATACTTCCGCCACGCTGCGCGCGACAGTGGCCGGGCTGTACCACATCGAGGTGCAGTCGCCCAACGGATGCACCGCCGTGTCGAATCCAGTGCGTGTGCGTGTGTTCCCAAAACCCGATGCGAGTGTCACACCACCCGGCCCCCATGCGCTCTGCAACAGGGACTCGGTTCTGCTGCAGACCTCGGTGGTGGCGGGCCAGACGTATCAATGGCGCAGGAACGGCACCGCCATACCCGGGGCCGTGTCGTCGTCGCTGCGCGTGCGTGATGCGGGCGAATACACGGTGGTGGTGACAACAAAGGCCGGCTGCACATCCACATCGCCAGTGATGTTGGTCAGCACCGACACGGTCCCGAAGCCGCGGGTATCACCCGCAGGGCCACATACCATCTGCGAGGGCGACAGCGTGCGTTTGAACGCCGATCCGCCTGGATCGTGGACGATACAGTGGTATCGCAACGGAACACCAATTCCCGGCGCGACGCAGCCGCGTTTTGCGACAGCACAGCCGGGGGTCTTCTCCGTAATTTTCACCGCGACACCCACGTGCACCACATCCTCGGGAGATATTATCGTCGATGTGAAGCCGCGGCCTGCCATCAACATTTCTTCCGACAAGATCGACGCCTGCGCGGGTGACAGCGTGGTGCTGCGCGCGGTGAAGGTGTTTGCATCGGACCTGCAATGGCTGCGCGACGGCACCGATATCCCCGGGGCTGTATCCGACACATTAACCGTCCGCACATCGGGTGTGTACTCGGCGCGTGTGCGCAGTCCTTTCGGCTGCACGGTTCTCTCGGCCGCGCTACCGGTGCGTTTTGCCGCTCGTCCCACTACCGCGCTTACCGTGCAGGGGGCGAATCCTGGCTGTGAGGGCGACACGATACGACTGCGTTCGGCGGGAGAATCCGGAGTCCAGTATCAGTGGTTGCTGAATGGCGTCCTGATGCCCGACACCGGATCCGTGTACCGCGCCCGAGTTTCCGGCATCTACCGGCTTGTGGCATCGCGTTCGGGTGTATGCCCCGACACGTCGGCCGCGCTTCAGGTCACATTCAACTCCCGGCCCGTGGTTGCCGCTGCCGGTCCGAATTCGGTCTGTATCGGAACGCGCGCGCTGTATCACGCGACACGCAGATCGGAACAGACCGTGCGCTGGTCCATTACGGGCGGCATGGCGGAGTCGTCCTTGACGGGCGACACCCTGGCCGTGCGCTGGAACAATCCGCTGACAGGTCGTGTGCAAGTGCGCGTCACCGATATACGCACGGGATGCGCTTCCGACACTATCATCGAAGTGCTTGTTGCTCCCTCGCTGACGCCGCGCATTACGGCCGACCGCGCAGCGCGATTCTGTGCCGGCGACAGCGCCACACTCGACGCAGGCGAGGGGTACGTGTCGTACCGCTGGAACACCGGCGACACCACACGACGCATCGTGATACGCAGCGGTGGCTCCTACACCGTGCGTGTCGAGGACGCCGGTGGATGTTCGGGCTCCTCGACTGCGGTTTCATTTGTGGTACAGCAGCCGCCCGCCCCGCGTGTGTTCCCTGAGGGACCGCTGGATATGTGCGAAGGGGACTCGGTTCTGCTCGACGCGGGAGGCGGGTACGCGATGTACCGGTGGAACACGGGCGACACCACACGCGCCATTCTCGCACGGGCAATATCCACGGCAGCGCGATATCATGTCACAGTGCGCGACAGCATCGGCTGCGAGGGCGTCTCGACCGATGTTGAGATACGCGGCATGACACGTCCCGTTGCTGCCATCGTCGCGTCCGGACCTCTGGAATTCTGCGAAGGCGACAGCGTGCGCCTCCGCTCCGACAGCCCGCAGCCGTCGTACCTGTGGTCGACTGGCGACACCACCGAGAGCATACTCGTGAAACGCGGCGGCCTGTACATTCTGACTGTCAGCGCCGGAGCCGGTTGCCGGGCGGCCGATACAGCCGCGGTGTTGATGCACGCGCGACCCGACACGATCATACGCGGACCGCGCAATGTCTGTATCGGATCCGAAGCCGAGTACACCGTCGGAGCAACAGGCGGCGCGAGATATCGCTGGGCCGGACCCGGCACCGTGCTCGACGATACGGGTTTAACCACGGTGCGTTTCACCTTCGCAACAGCGGGACGACACACAATCACGCTCGATGTTGACGCACCCGGACCCTGCGATGCCAGCGCGTCCATTGTTGTGGACGTGGGCAGCACGCTGCAGGTGGCGCTCGATCCCGCCGGAGATGCGACACTCTGCGAGGGTGACACACTCGTCCTCTCGGGTCCCGACGGATACACGTCATACCGCTGGTCCACCGGCGACACCACGCGTGTATTGCGCATACACACGAGCGGCGCCTTTGCGCTCGAAGTGTCCGACGGGCGCGGCTGTTCGGGTGTTTCCGACACTGTACGCGTCGCCGTGTCGACGAAACCAGCTCCTGTGATACAGGCCTCGCCCGGTCGCACTGCGTGCCTCGGCGACAGCATCGTGCTTCAAACGGCGCGGCCGTACGCGCGCTACCGCTGGTCCACCGGCGACACCACCGCGCAGATCGTTCTCCGTGCCCGCGCTTCAGTATCCGTCGCGGTGTTCGATTCCAACGGATGCACGGGTCTTTCCAGCGTGGACGAGTATTTCTTCCTTCCGAAAGCCCTGCCGCGCATCCTCGCATCGGGTCCGCTGTCATTCTGCGAAGGCGACAGTGTGACACTGAGCGCTGACGGAGTGTACGACCGATACGTGTGGAGCAATGGTGCGAGCACGCGCGTCATCGTTGTGCGCACGAGCGGTGTGTACTTCCTGCGCGTCGACAGCGCGGGAACCTGCGAAGGGATCACGGATACGCTGCGGGTTGTCGTGTATCCCCGACCCGCCGTGCCGCGCATCGTGCTTTCAGGCGACACGCTGTACGCGGATCCTTCCGATACGTATCGCTGGTATCGCGACGGCGTCCTGCTGCCCGGTGAAAGCGCGCGGACCCTGCAACCCGCGCAGGCCGGCGCGTACGTCGTGGAAGTTGCGAACACCTTCGGCTGTGCGAACAGATCCCTGCCGTTCCCCTACACTCCCGCCGCAACGGCATCCACCGTGATCGGTGTGCCGCACATCGAGGCGGCTCCGGGCGACCGCATCCGCATACCGCTCGTCTTGCAGAACACGCAGAACTTCGCGCGCGGTCTTTCCTCGTTCACCACGCGCGTGTCGTTCCGGGCGGATCTCCTGGTGCCGCAGAACGTCGCCTTTGCGGACACGGGTCTGCTGCGGCATGTCACACTCACGGGACGCGATACAGGAGCGGGGGACTCACTGCTGTTCCTGGATGCGATCGTGGCGCTGGGCGCGGTCGAGCGCAGCGAAATACGCGTCGAGAGTTTCGTCTGGTCCGGCGCTCCGGTCAGCGTACGCACGAACAGCGGCGAACTGCGGGTGAAGGTGTGCGAGGAGGGCGGGGCGCGACTTGTCGATATGTCGCAGACCCTCGCCCTGCGGGCGCAGCCCAATCCCTTTAATGCCGGCGCGCGGCTCGAGTTCAACACGGTCGAGACCGGGTACACCGTGCTGCGCATCTACGATTCGTTCGGGCGTTGTGTGGCGGAACCTGTCAACGGCCTCATTGCCGCGGGCGGACATCAGGTGTATTTCGACGCTTCCAACATTGCCAGCGGCGCGTATTACTGCGTGCTGCTGACAGGTACTTTACGCGCGGACCTGCGCCTCGTGGTTCTCAAATAA
- a CDS encoding efflux RND transporter periplasmic adaptor subunit yields MKIGNAALVSLLLLAACGGGDSGQTKDAAPEKSLADRVQIDADTRARIGLEFDTVDADSRSRSIRVPGTVILDPSRSATVGSLVEGRVRAIHARLGARVSKGAVLVEIESPALGEMVAECIRAMADERAAGAEAERVTLLHREKVASDRELQNAESAAVSARMRVFAARKRLTGAGMAQADLDALLRAPGEGETLLRLRAPITGVVSAVHANIGKRTDAAADLVSIVDPSVAVVEGGVFLEQIDLVHPGLSVTFETRAYPEQSFQGRVSDVGSVLDPASRALPLRCAFQNNKGLLRPNLPGTLIIATDRLAALSIPSSALVRDGNRAFVFVRSDDSTFLYREVRIAAEHDDRVDLREGIQPGDIVVRRGGFTLKSMLKVAQDEE; encoded by the coding sequence ATGAAAATCGGAAACGCAGCTCTTGTATCGCTCCTGCTCCTCGCCGCCTGCGGCGGGGGGGATTCCGGACAGACGAAGGACGCGGCTCCGGAGAAGTCCCTCGCCGACCGTGTGCAGATAGACGCCGACACGCGCGCGCGCATCGGACTCGAATTCGACACCGTCGATGCGGACTCGCGATCGCGGAGCATTCGTGTGCCCGGAACCGTGATACTCGATCCGTCGCGTTCGGCCACCGTGGGGTCGCTCGTGGAGGGCCGCGTGCGCGCCATTCATGCGCGGCTCGGGGCGCGCGTGTCGAAGGGTGCGGTGCTCGTCGAAATCGAGAGTCCCGCCCTCGGCGAGATGGTCGCCGAATGTATTCGCGCCATGGCGGATGAGCGCGCTGCAGGCGCGGAGGCCGAGCGGGTGACACTGCTCCATCGCGAAAAGGTGGCTTCGGATCGTGAACTGCAAAACGCGGAAAGTGCGGCCGTCTCAGCGCGCATGCGCGTGTTTGCCGCGCGGAAACGCCTGACCGGCGCGGGCATGGCGCAGGCGGATCTGGACGCGCTGCTGCGCGCTCCCGGTGAGGGCGAAACACTTCTGCGCTTGCGCGCGCCGATCACGGGTGTTGTGAGCGCGGTTCATGCCAATATCGGCAAGCGCACCGACGCTGCCGCCGATCTTGTCAGCATTGTCGATCCGTCGGTGGCAGTGGTCGAAGGCGGAGTGTTCCTCGAGCAGATCGACCTGGTGCATCCCGGACTCTCCGTCACTTTCGAAACCCGCGCGTATCCGGAACAGAGCTTTCAAGGACGTGTCAGCGATGTCGGGTCGGTCCTCGATCCCGCCTCGCGCGCGCTGCCGCTGCGCTGCGCCTTTCAAAACAACAAAGGACTCCTGCGTCCGAATCTGCCCGGCACCCTGATCATCGCGACCGACCGGCTCGCGGCGCTCTCCATCCCGTCCTCGGCGCTCGTGCGCGACGGAAATCGCGCCTTCGTGTTTGTGCGGAGCGACGACAGCACCTTCCTCTACCGCGAGGTGCGCATCGCAGCCGAACACGACGACCGCGTGGACCTGCGCGAGGGCATACAGCCGGGTGATATTGTGGTCCGCCGCGGCGGATTCACGTTGAAATCCATGCTCAAAGTCGCGCAGGACGAGGAGTGA
- the ychF gene encoding redox-regulated ATPase YchF gives MQIGIVGLPYSGKSTLFQTLSRTHLDEGAAHRQQSNIATVKVPDARIDTLAGIFNPKKKVYTSTEFVDVVGLKKGDRDSTQFTSAFLGSVKTNDAFIHVVRQFDDPMYPHPEGSIDPARDIRILESEFLLSDLAMMESRIDKLRKQIQKTQDEKQKFELQVLEKGFAALEQEMPLRMLELDPNEKRAIRGYQFLTEKPLLAVLNLDESAITSRESHIEPLRAAFGGAGIAVDAFSGKVEMELAQLSDEDAGAFMADYGITESALVRIIGAAYRMLGLISFLTYGEDECRAWTIRRGTSAQEAAGVIHTDLMNRFIRAEVVHFDDFVALGSLAACKDKGHWRLEGKEYVVKDGDMMLIRHG, from the coding sequence ATGCAGATAGGCATCGTCGGCCTGCCCTACAGCGGCAAATCGACCTTATTCCAGACGCTTTCACGCACGCACCTCGATGAAGGGGCGGCGCACCGCCAGCAATCGAACATCGCCACGGTGAAGGTTCCCGACGCGCGCATCGACACATTGGCGGGGATTTTCAATCCGAAAAAGAAGGTGTACACGTCCACCGAGTTTGTCGACGTGGTGGGCCTGAAAAAGGGCGACCGCGATTCGACGCAGTTCACCAGCGCCTTCCTCGGCAGCGTCAAAACCAACGACGCCTTTATCCATGTCGTCCGTCAATTCGACGATCCCATGTATCCGCATCCCGAGGGTTCCATCGATCCCGCGCGCGATATTCGGATCCTTGAATCCGAATTTCTGCTCAGTGATCTGGCCATGATGGAGTCGCGCATCGACAAGCTGCGCAAACAGATTCAGAAGACGCAGGATGAGAAGCAGAAGTTCGAATTGCAGGTGCTCGAGAAGGGTTTTGCCGCGCTCGAACAGGAGATGCCGCTGCGCATGCTCGAACTCGATCCGAACGAAAAGCGCGCCATCCGCGGCTATCAATTCCTGACGGAGAAGCCGCTGCTTGCCGTGTTGAATCTCGACGAGAGCGCCATCACCTCGCGTGAATCACACATAGAACCGCTGCGCGCCGCCTTCGGGGGCGCGGGCATTGCGGTGGATGCGTTCTCGGGCAAGGTCGAGATGGAACTCGCGCAATTGTCGGACGAGGACGCGGGCGCGTTTATGGCCGATTACGGCATCACGGAATCGGCCCTCGTGCGCATCATCGGCGCGGCCTACCGCATGCTCGGACTCATTTCCTTCCTCACGTACGGCGAGGACGAATGCCGCGCGTGGACAATCCGCCGCGGGACCAGCGCGCAGGAAGCGGCAGGCGTGATTCACACCGATCTCATGAACCGGTTCATACGCGCCGAGGTTGTGCACTTCGACGACTTCGTCGCGCTCGGATCTCTTGCTGCTTGCAAGGACAAGGGCCACTGGCGCCTTGAAGGCAAGGAGTACGTCGTCAAGGATGGCGACATGATGCTTATTCGTCACGGCTGA
- a CDS encoding TolC family protein: MKRHAPFLPTLLLLSAVLPLAGRGQTLGLRDVIRRAEAAHPRILYAEAGADATRARRLQALSPESPTLSYSEEEIPGRGGIGDGMMRYYTISQSFDIPLLIGARAWQYRHLESADVLRLARARRETRADAIVAFAEASVAFRKREILLQNQMRLDTLAAFASKRTAAGQASRLEELRFRAERADARVLYTRAEEASISAERRLRLLMGNADLSAGNLQHTDLEAVLAVGDPQVTGYPPPDPALDEARAARSDASWRWLEYLPRFSASWFRQEAVGAGWFWGAEFSAQVPLWFLLGERGRAEEAEAVARAAETAATLAQREWMDAHLAALGELRASRNAARTYADMVKTDARDILHAAEVSFAAGRISYMELLDALRSAHSMELAYLDALLDFGRAVAEYERTSGSTLINE; this comes from the coding sequence ATGAAGAGACACGCACCTTTCCTCCCAACACTGTTACTGCTCTCCGCCGTTCTCCCGCTTGCCGGGCGCGGACAGACCCTCGGCTTGCGCGACGTGATACGCCGCGCTGAGGCGGCACATCCACGCATACTCTACGCTGAGGCGGGCGCCGACGCCACGCGCGCGCGCCGACTGCAGGCGCTGTCGCCCGAGAGTCCGACACTCTCGTACAGCGAGGAGGAAATTCCCGGCCGGGGCGGCATCGGCGACGGCATGATGCGGTATTACACTATCAGCCAGTCCTTCGACATTCCGCTGCTGATCGGTGCGCGCGCCTGGCAGTACCGGCATCTCGAGAGTGCCGATGTGCTGCGTCTTGCACGCGCCCGCCGCGAAACACGCGCGGATGCCATTGTGGCATTCGCCGAGGCCTCGGTCGCATTTCGGAAACGCGAGATCCTGTTGCAAAATCAAATGCGGCTCGACACTCTCGCGGCGTTTGCTTCCAAGCGTACTGCGGCCGGACAGGCCTCCCGACTGGAGGAGTTGCGCTTCCGCGCGGAGCGAGCGGATGCGCGCGTGTTGTACACCCGCGCGGAGGAAGCATCGATCTCCGCCGAGCGCCGGCTGCGTTTGCTCATGGGGAACGCCGACCTTTCGGCCGGCAATCTTCAGCACACGGATCTCGAGGCAGTGCTCGCAGTCGGTGATCCGCAGGTGACAGGATATCCGCCGCCGGATCCGGCTTTGGACGAAGCGCGGGCGGCGCGCAGTGACGCGTCGTGGCGATGGCTCGAGTATCTTCCTCGATTCAGCGCCTCGTGGTTCAGGCAGGAGGCCGTGGGTGCGGGCTGGTTCTGGGGTGCGGAGTTTTCGGCCCAGGTGCCGCTGTGGTTCCTGCTCGGTGAAAGGGGAAGGGCGGAAGAGGCCGAGGCCGTGGCGCGTGCGGCGGAGACCGCTGCGACGCTGGCTCAACGCGAGTGGATGGATGCACACCTCGCAGCACTGGGCGAATTACGCGCGAGCCGGAACGCCGCGCGCACCTATGCCGACATGGTGAAAACGGACGCGCGCGACATCCTCCACGCTGCGGAGGTCTCGTTTGCAGCGGGCCGGATCTCGTACATGGAACTGCTCGACGCGCTGCGCAGCGCGCATTCAATGGAACTCGCGTATCTCGACGCACTCCTGGATTTCGGGAGAGCCGTCGCCGAATACGAACGGACAAGCGGCTCAACCCTCATCAACGAATAA